From Nycticebus coucang isolate mNycCou1 chromosome 6, mNycCou1.pri, whole genome shotgun sequence, the proteins below share one genomic window:
- the LOC128588941 gene encoding vacuolar protein sorting-associated protein 29-like produces the protein MLVLVLGDLHIPHRCNSLPAKFKKLLVPGKIQHILCTGNLCTKESYDYLKTLAADVHIVRGDFDENLNYPEQKVVTVGQFKIGLIHGHQVIPWGDMAGLALLQRQFDVDILILGHTHKFEAFEHENKFYINPGSATGAHNALETNIIPSFVLMDIQASTVVTYVYQLIGYDVKVERIEYKKS, from the coding sequence ATGTTGGTGTTGGTATTAGGAGATCTGCACATCCCACACCGGTGCAACAGTTTGCCAGCTAAATTCAAAAAACTTCTGGTGCCAGGAAAGATTCAGCACATTCTCTGTACAGGAAACCTTTGCACCAAAGAGAGTTATGACTACCTTAAGACTCTGGCTGCTGATGTCCATATTGTGAGAGGAGACTTTGATGAGAATCTGAATTATCCAGAACAGAAAGTTGTGACTGTTGGACAGTTCAAAATTGGTTTGATCCATGGACATCAAGTTATTCCATGGGGAGACATGGCCGGCTTAGCCCTGTTGCAGAGGCAGTTTGATGTGGACATTCTTATCttgggacacacacacaaatttgaaGCATTTGAGCATGAAAATAAATTCTACATTAACCCAGGTTCTGCCACTGGAGCACATAATGCCTTGGAAACAAACATTATCCCATCATTTGTGTTGATGGATATCCAAGCTTCCACAGTGGTCACTTATGTATATCAGCTCATTGGATATGACGTGAAAGTAGAACGAATTGAATATAAAAAGTCTTAA